In Terriglobia bacterium, the genomic stretch CTCGATCTTTCCGGTGAACCCGGTTTCGATGCCCGAGCCGATGAACACGCAGCAGGTGGGCATGGCGCTGTTCCGCAATTACTTGCTGCCGTTTGAAATCGCGTCGCTGCTGTTGCTGGTGGCCATCGTGGGCGCGGTGGTCATGGCGAAGAAAAGGATTTGAAAAGCGGTCGATGGCCGTTGCCAACGGCTGCGGACATCGACTAACGACCAACGACTAAGGACAGACGAGAAGCAAATGGCTCCCATCGGTACGCTTCACTATCTCGTAGTCGCCGCGGCGCTATTCGTCATCGGCACCATCGGCGTGGTCACGCGCCGCAACGTGGTCATCATCCTGATGTCGATCGAGCTGATCCTGAACGCGGTCAACCTGAACCTGGTGGCGTTCTCGCGCCTGTGGAACCTGAACGGGCAGATTTTCTCGATCTTCGTGATTACCGACGCCGCCGCCGAAGCCGCGGTCGGTCTGGGCATTCTGATCGCCTTCTTCCGCAACAAGGAGACGGTGAATGTGGACGAAGTGGACTTGTTGAAGTGGTAATCGGCAGTCGGCTGTCGGGGCCAGATTGCTGATCACAGGAGGAACTGTCATGGCTGCCAAGACAATGAAACCCAAAGCGAATAAAAGCAAGATCGTGTCAGTCGAGGTTGGCCCCGTTTGGACTCACGTGACGATCCGTTTGAGAAGCGATTTGCTAAGGAAGAGGACGAAGCAAGTCCACGCGAGAAAACCGAAATAGGCAGAGGGCATAACCCGTGGAAGTCTCGACTAAAGCTGCTTGAAGAGCCTGAAGCAGCTTTGAAGAAGTATTCGGAAGAGATTGATGCGAGTGAGTTGTCGTTGGCCTCGAAGGCAATTTATTTGGATCACTTTACTAATTTCGTTCGTTGGGTGAAAGGCGAATTCCGCCCCGGCAGCGTAAAGAGTCCGTGGCTGACAAGAAAACAGAAGCCGCCCACGACTCCGCCGATAGCCGAGAGCTGATGGCCGAGAGCCAGCAGAGCTGAGAGTTAATAAAAATGTTCTTTCTCGAACGCATCTGGGTCATTCCACTGCTGCCGATCTTCAGCGCGGCGGTGATGTTCTTCGTCGGCCGCAAGCTGGACAAAAAAGCGGTGAACGCTTTTTGCGTCGGCACGGTCGTGATCGCGTTCGTCTGGTCGTGCCTGGCGGTGTGGCAGTACACCTCTGTATGGCAGCCGGCGCACAATCACGGTCCATACCAGACGATTTTGTACACATGGCTCGGCACCGGGGACGCGCAGCTCGGCGTCACCCTCCCTGGCGCGCATGGGCCGTTCCAGTTCAACGCTGACGCCGGCTTCTTTCTCGACCCGCTCTCCGCCATCTGGCTGCTGTTCGTCACTGGCGTCGGCATGCTGATCCACATCTACTCAATCGGCTACATGGGACATGAGGGCGGCTACTACCGCTTCTTCGGCTACCTGAATTTGTTCATGTTCTCCATGCTCACGCTGATTTTGGGGAACAACTACACGATGCTGTTCGTCGGGTGGGAAGGCGTGGGCCTGTGCTCCTACCTGCTGATCGGGTTCTACTTCAAGAAGCATTCCGCCTCGACCGCCGCTAACAAGGCATTCATCGTCAACCGCATCGGCGACGCCGGATTCCTGCTGGGCTTGATGACCATCGCCTGGTACTTCGGCTCGGTGCGCTTTACCGACATCACCCACACGCTGAGTACCAGCCACTTCGCGGTCGGCGATCCGGTCATCACCTTCGCGACTTTGATGCTGTTCATCGGCGCCTGCGGCAAAAGCGCGCAGCTACCTCTGTATGTCTGGCTACCCGACGCGATGGAAGGCCCGACGCCGGTTTCCGCGCTCATCCACGCGGCCACCATGGTGACCGCCGGCGTGTACATGGTGGCGCGTTCCAACGCGCTGTTCATGCTTGCGCCGGCCAGCATGAAGACCGTCGCGATCATCGGCGCGCTGACGGCGATCTTCGCCGCATCGATCGGATTGGTGCAGAACGACATCAAGCGCGTGCTGGCCTACTCCACCGTCTCGCAGCTTGGATACATGTTCCTGGCGCTGGGCGTGGGTGCGTTCGCCGCCGGCGTGTTCCACGTGTTCACGCACGCGTTCTTCAAGGCGCTGCTGTTCCTCGGTTCCGGCTCGGTGATCCACGCCATGAGCGGCGAGCAGGACATGCGCAACATGGGCGACCTGTCGAAGCGCATTCCGACCACTTACAGGACGATGCTCATCGCCACACTGGCGATTGCGGGCATTCCGCCGCTGGCGGGATTCTTCTCGAAAGACGAAATCCTCTGGCAGGCGTACTCGTCGCACGGCGGCGGATTTCGCGCGCTGTGGTATGTCGGCTTTATTGCCGCTTTGATGACCGCCTTTTACATGTTCCGGCTGATTTACCTGACATTCTGGAGCCCCAGCCGGATGAGCCACGAGGTCGAGCATCACGTGCATGAATCGCCGAAGACGATGACGGTGCCGCTGATCATCCTTGCCATCGGCTCGGTCACCGCCGGATGGCTGGGTGTTCCCAAGGCGCTGGGCGGAACGAACGCTTTCGAGCGTTTCCTCGAGCCGGTGTTCGCCACCGAAAGCGTCACCGCCGAAGCCGAGCATCAGCTTCCTGCGGTAAGCGAGCACGCCGAGCCGGCCGGCGCGACCAAAGCCGAAACCGCCGCCACCATGCCCAAGCCCGAAGGCAAGGGAGAGAAGACCGAGGCCATTGCGTACATCCTCATGGGCCTGTCGGTCGCGCTTGGGTTCATCGGGTGGTGGGGTGCGAAGTACTTCTACGGGAAAGCCGAGAAGGGATTCGTCGAGCCCATCAATGCCGTGGCCCCGCCGGCGTACGCGCTGCTGTTCAACAAATATTACGTGGACGAAATCTACGACTACGCCTTTACCGGCCGCCGGCCGATCGGCCCCATACGTCTCGGCGCCATGGGCCTGGGAGAAGCTTCGTGGAAGTTCGACACCAACGTGATTGATGGCGGTGTCAACGGCGCGGGCTGGCTGACGCGCACCATCGCCACCATCTCCAACTGGTGGGACAAGTGGATCATTGACGGCGTGCTGGTCAACGGGCCGGCGATTGTCGCGCGCCTGTTGTCGTACCCCGTGCGGCTTGTGCAGTGGGGCCTGGTGCAGTGGTACGCGCTGGTCATGGTCGCCGGTGTTGTCGGTTTCGTGGTTTATTACGTCGTTCGCTGATTTCCGCGGACAGCGCTGAAGTGAATGGCTGAAAAGCTAAGAGCTAAAGGCTAAGAGCTGACAAATGTTTAACGAGCACATCCTCTCCATCATCCTGTTCACGCCCATGGTGGGCGCATTCATTCTCCTGTTCGTTCCCAAGGAGAACAAGAATGCCATCCGCTGGCTGGCGAATATCTTCGCGCTCGTCGGGCTGGCGGTGTCCATCCCGCTGATCCCCTTGTTCTGGGCGGTGAAAGATCAGCCGGGGTTTAAGTTTCTCGAAGGAACTCCCAACAACTGGATCCCCTCTATCGGCGCCGGTTATAACCTGGGCATCGATGGCATCAGCTTTCTGCTGATTCTCCTCACCACGCTGCTGGGATTCATCTCCATCCTCTCGTCGTGGAATGCGATCCAGGAACGCGTGAAGGAGTACTACATCTGGTTCCTGCTGCTGCAGACGGGTATGCTCGGCGTCTTCATGGCGCTGGATATGTTCCTGTTCTTCGTCTTCTGGGAAGCCATGCTGGTGCCGATGTACCTGCTGATCGGTATCTGGGGCGGGCCGCGCAAGCTCTACGCGGCGATTAAGTTTTTCCTGTACACATTGTTCGGCTCGGTGCTGATGCTGCTGGGCATCTTGTTCCTCTACTTCCACCACCACACCGTCACCGGCGTATACAGCTTCAGCATTCCTGAGCTGTACAAGACGGCGCCGCAGATCACGGGCACGGCCGCCATCGTGCTGTTCTTTGCCTTCTTCATCGGATTTGCCATCAAGGTGCCGATGTTTCCGTTCCATACCTGGCTGCCCGACGCGCACGTGGAGGCGCCCACTGCAGGCTCGGTGATCCTGGCGGGCGTCCTGCTGAAGATGGGAACGTACGGCCTTATCCGCTTCTCGCTGCCGTTCTTCCCCGGCGTGGCCATGCATCCCAAGGTGCGGCTGTTCGTGGTTGCGCTGTCTATCATTGGCATCATCTATGGTGCGCTTGTCTCGCTGATGCAGAAGGATATGAAGAAGCTGGTGGCGTACAGTTCGGTCAGTCACCTCGGCTTCTGCACGCTGGGAATTTTCGTGGCGAACCAGGCGGGTATCGTGGGGTCGGTGATACAGCAGATCAACCACGGGATTTCGACCGGAGCGCTGTTCTTGATTGTCGGCATTCTTTACGAGCGGCGGCACACGCGCGAGATCAGCGAATACGGCGGCATATCCAACGTCATGCCGGTGTACGCCACCATCACCATGATCATGTTCCTCTCCTCCATGGGACTGCCGCTGCTCAATGGGTTCATCGGCGAGTTCACCATCCTGCAAGGAACGTTTATCGAGAGCAAGGTGTGGGCGGCGTGGGCGGTGCCGGGAGTCGTCCTGGCGGCGGCCTACCTGCTGTGGCTCTACCAGCGGGTGTACTTTGGGCCGGTCACCAATCCGAAAAATGAGAAGCTGCAGGACCTGACGCCGCGCGAAATCCTTACCTTCGCTCCGCTGATCGCCGCCGCGCTGTTCATCGGCATTTATCCCAAGCCGATGTTCCAGATTCTCCAGCAGCCGGTGGCGCAGTTGGTGCAGACAGTGCGCCCCAATGAAGCCAAGACGGTGATGGCAACCCAACCGCTGGTGACCCCCGTCACGGCGGCGAGTGAGGCGGTTCCGGCGCGCAAACCGGCCGCTCCGGCGAAAACAAGTTCGAAGCCCCTGCCTGCCGCGGTTGCGGCGGTCAGGTCGAATTAGGGGAAGCTACTAGTGCCTACCTCATTTTTTACCGGCACCGATTACGCGCTGTCGCTGCCCATGATCCTGCTCTCGTTGTTCGGGCTGGGCGTGCTGATCATTGACCTGATGCTGCCCGCCGAATGGAAGCGCTGGAACGCCGTCACCGCGCTTATCGGTCTGGGCTTTTCAACGGCAGCGGTGCTGCGCATTCACCTCGGCCACTTCGCCGACGGGCGGCCGCTGGTCGGCAGTTTCGCGTACCTATCCAACGTCGGCGGGCAGGTGGTCGGCTCGGTGTTGATGGACGGGTTCTCCATTTATTTCTTCTACCTGTTCCTGCTCGGCGCTGCCATCGCCATCTTGATGTCGGCGCACTACCTGGAGATCGAGCACGAGCACCACGGCGAGTTCTACGCGCTCATCCTGTTTTCCGTCGTCGGCATGATGTGCATGGCCAGCGGCTACGATCTGGTGCTGCTGTTCATCGGCCTGGAACTGATGGCCATCTCCACCTACGTTCTCGTCGGTTTTCTGCGGCGCGATAAGCGGTCGAACGAGGCCGCGCTGAAGTACCTGCTGCTGGGCGCGTTCTCCAGCGGCATCTTCGCTTATGGTCTTTCGCTGCTCTACGGACTCTCCGGCAGCACCAACCTGCAGGTGATTGCGCAGGCGCTGCAGCGGCACTACAGCACGAATCCCAAGGACCCGATCGCAATCGTCGCCATGGTCACCACCGCGACCGGCCTGCTGTTCAAGGTCGCCGCCGTGCCATTCCATCAGTGGGCGCCCGATGCCTATGAAGGCGCGCCGACCAGCGTCACCGGCTACATGTCGGTGGCCGTCAAGTCCGCGGCCTGGGCGATGCTGCTGCGCATCT encodes the following:
- the nuoL gene encoding NADH-quinone oxidoreductase subunit L; this encodes MFFLERIWVIPLLPIFSAAVMFFVGRKLDKKAVNAFCVGTVVIAFVWSCLAVWQYTSVWQPAHNHGPYQTILYTWLGTGDAQLGVTLPGAHGPFQFNADAGFFLDPLSAIWLLFVTGVGMLIHIYSIGYMGHEGGYYRFFGYLNLFMFSMLTLILGNNYTMLFVGWEGVGLCSYLLIGFYFKKHSASTAANKAFIVNRIGDAGFLLGLMTIAWYFGSVRFTDITHTLSTSHFAVGDPVITFATLMLFIGACGKSAQLPLYVWLPDAMEGPTPVSALIHAATMVTAGVYMVARSNALFMLAPASMKTVAIIGALTAIFAASIGLVQNDIKRVLAYSTVSQLGYMFLALGVGAFAAGVFHVFTHAFFKALLFLGSGSVIHAMSGEQDMRNMGDLSKRIPTTYRTMLIATLAIAGIPPLAGFFSKDEILWQAYSSHGGGFRALWYVGFIAALMTAFYMFRLIYLTFWSPSRMSHEVEHHVHESPKTMTVPLIILAIGSVTAGWLGVPKALGGTNAFERFLEPVFATESVTAEAEHQLPAVSEHAEPAGATKAETAATMPKPEGKGEKTEAIAYILMGLSVALGFIGWWGAKYFYGKAEKGFVEPINAVAPPAYALLFNKYYVDEIYDYAFTGRRPIGPIRLGAMGLGEASWKFDTNVIDGGVNGAGWLTRTIATISNWWDKWIIDGVLVNGPAIVARLLSYPVRLVQWGLVQWYALVMVAGVVGFVVYYVVR
- a CDS encoding NADH-quinone oxidoreductase subunit M, with amino-acid sequence MFNEHILSIILFTPMVGAFILLFVPKENKNAIRWLANIFALVGLAVSIPLIPLFWAVKDQPGFKFLEGTPNNWIPSIGAGYNLGIDGISFLLILLTTLLGFISILSSWNAIQERVKEYYIWFLLLQTGMLGVFMALDMFLFFVFWEAMLVPMYLLIGIWGGPRKLYAAIKFFLYTLFGSVLMLLGILFLYFHHHTVTGVYSFSIPELYKTAPQITGTAAIVLFFAFFIGFAIKVPMFPFHTWLPDAHVEAPTAGSVILAGVLLKMGTYGLIRFSLPFFPGVAMHPKVRLFVVALSIIGIIYGALVSLMQKDMKKLVAYSSVSHLGFCTLGIFVANQAGIVGSVIQQINHGISTGALFLIVGILYERRHTREISEYGGISNVMPVYATITMIMFLSSMGLPLLNGFIGEFTILQGTFIESKVWAAWAVPGVVLAAAYLLWLYQRVYFGPVTNPKNEKLQDLTPREILTFAPLIAAALFIGIYPKPMFQILQQPVAQLVQTVRPNEAKTVMATQPLVTPVTAASEAVPARKPAAPAKTSSKPLPAAVAAVRSN
- a CDS encoding NADH-quinone oxidoreductase subunit N, with product MILLSLFGLGVLIIDLMLPAEWKRWNAVTALIGLGFSTAAVLRIHLGHFADGRPLVGSFAYLSNVGGQVVGSVLMDGFSIYFFYLFLLGAAIAILMSAHYLEIEHEHHGEFYALILFSVVGMMCMASGYDLVLLFIGLELMAISTYVLVGFLRRDKRSNEAALKYLLLGAFSSGIFAYGLSLLYGLSGSTNLQVIAQALQRHYSTNPKDPIAIVAMVTTATGLLFKVAAVPFHQWAPDAYEGAPTSVTGYMSVAVKSAAWAMLLRIFLWGLYPLRPVYLPLLVFVAVATMTGGNFAALTQNNLKRLLAYSSISHVGYMLLGLIASDNITNKTGIQGILVYLLVYTFMNLGAFAVVTSLRRRDIIGDEIDDIAGLYFKAPTEAVLMLLFLLSLAGIPPLAGFYGKYFIFLSLIQTQHYVLASLAVLYAVLGLYYYMRIGSAMFMRPATDPEPVVISPGMQVALGVTAIGTVGIGIFPEFFIRAAGLALGVQQAGTSLLSFLR
- the nuoK gene encoding NADH-quinone oxidoreductase subunit NuoK, whose translation is MAPIGTLHYLVVAAALFVIGTIGVVTRRNVVIILMSIELILNAVNLNLVAFSRLWNLNGQIFSIFVITDAAAEAAVGLGILIAFFRNKETVNVDEVDLLKW